From Thalassovita sp.:
TGACTGATCTTTCATCTGTTTGCGGTAGGCGATGATCTCTTCCTGGACAAAGTCACGGAAGGCCGAGATGCGCTTGGAGTGCCGCAATTCCTCGGGGTAGGCCAGATATACTGGCACTTCGACCGATTGCACGTCCGGCAACACCCGCACCAGATTCGGGAAATCCTGGCTCAGATAGTTGGGCAGAACACCAATCCCCAGATGGTTGGCCACCGCCTGCAGCACCCCGAAGTAGTTGTTCACCATCAGGGTCGATTTCACATCATAGGTCATCAGATGGCCCACAAGGTTGGAACTGGCGCCGACCTGCGGGGAATTTGTGTTCTGACAGATCAGACGATGTTCACCGATATCTTCAATGGCGGCGGGCATGCCGTTCATCTCCAGATATTCTTTGGAGGCAAACAGCTGCATCCGCACGGCCATCAGTTTTTTACGGATCAGGTCGGCCTGGCTGGGCTCTTTCATCCGGATGGCAACATCCGCTTCGCGCATAGGCAGGTCCAGCACCCGCTCTTCCAGCATCAGCTCGATATTCAGATCGGGGTATTGTTCATAAAGCTTCGGCAGGCGCGGGGCCAGCCATAGGGTGCCGAGGCCAATGGTGGTGGTCACCCGCAGCTGGCCAAAGACCTCTTCCTCACTGTCGCGGATCCGCGCGGCGGCGGCATCCAGACGTTTGGCCATGGCGCGGGTGGCGTCAAACAGCAATTCCCCCTGTTCGGTGAGAATCAAACCACGTGCGTGACGGTGAAACAGGGTGGCGTTCAGGCTCTCTTCGAGGGCGCGCACCTGACGAGACACAGCCGATTGTGACAGGTGAAGTACATCACCGGCATGTGTGAGGCTGCCTGCGTCGGCAACCGCGTGAAAAATTCTAAGCTTGTCCCAATCCATTTCGACAATTTCCCGATGTGAAGCGCCCTGTTACACGAAACCATTGAAACATTAACCCGTTTTTCTGATTTTTCGACAAGAAATGATTAAGGTCACCGCGGTAGCTTATGATGTGTGACCTAAGAATGTGCCCCGCCTATGTAGCTCTGCTGTCTTGGCAGGCATCGGGGCAGGCACCGACTATGCCCCTTGCGCGGGTTTCCCGTTTCGACCGTTTAGATTGCCAGAGCTGAGAGTTTCCGTTGACGGACCTGCGTCAAAGCATCGGTGGCGCTAACGGCGTTTCTGCTACACTTTTGCCACCCCGCATTTTCCCGGTTTCTGTTGAAACTAGGGGGCAGGGGCTGTTAAACGGCCTTTCAAACACGCAGGAACTATCAAGGCGGCTCTCCTCCATGGCCTCGAAAAGACATATCGCTCGTGACATCTCCTACTCCTATGCGGGGCGCACCAAAGGTGGCCGCGCGCTGATCCGGACGCTGGAAAACATGACCGGGCGGATCCGCATGATCAAACGCGCCTCAGGCTATGAGCGCGACGTGGAAAACGGTGCGGACTTCTGGCAGGTGATGGTGGAACGCTACGGTCTGTCGCTGGATGTGATCGGCGGGTCGCTGGAAAACATCCCGGCGGAGGGGCCGCTGATCCTGATCGCCAACCACCCCTACGGCATCCTGGATGGCCTGATGATGGGCCATATCCTGTCAGAACGCCGTGACCGGGATTTCCGTATTCTGGCCCACCGGGTGTTCCGCAAATCTGAGGATCTGAACAAGGTTGTTCTGCCGATTTCCTTTGATGAGGATCGCGCGGCGGTCAAACTGAACCTGCAGACCCGCAAAGAGGCCGAGCAATACCTGAAAGCCGGCGGCGCTGTTGGCATCTTCCCGGGCGGCACGGTCAGCACCTCGGCGCGGCCCTTCTCAAACCCGATGGATCCGCATTGGCGCAACTTCACCGCCCGGATGATCGCCAAATCCGGCGCCACCGTTGTGCCGGTCTTCTTCGATGGCAATACCTCGCGCCTGTTCCAGATCGCCAGCCACATGCATTACACGCTGCGGATGGGCCTGTTGATCAAGGAATTTGCCAAGCGCGTCGACACCCCGGTGAAGGTTGTTGTGGGTGAGCCGATCAAGGCAGAAGAAATCCGCGCACGGGCCGGTGACAGCAAAGAGCTGATGGATTTCCTGCGCAAATCCACCTACGATCTGTCGCCAAGACCGATTGAAACCCGAGAATACGGGTTCGAATTTGAGGATAAGCATAAGGCCGAGTTTCTGGCCCGTCAGAAGGCGTTCAAAGAAACTCGACAATCTCGCTAACAGCGGGGACCACGCGGCCCCGACCAAGAGAGGCAGGCACATAGATGGCAGTTGGCATTTTCGATTCAGGGCTTGGTGGTTTGACGGTTCTGGATGCCGTCAGCAAACGCCTGCCCGACGTTCCTTTCGTCTATTACGGTGACAACGCCCATGCGCCCTATGGCGTGCGCGATGCCGATGATGTTTATGGCCTGACCACCAAAGCGGTGGAACGGATGTGGGCCGAGGGCTGCGATCTGGTGATCCTGGCCTGTAACACCGCCTCCGCTGCCGCCTTGCGCCGCATGCAAGAGGGCTGGATCCCGGAAAACAAACGGGTTCTGGGGGTCTTTGTGCCGCTGATTGAGGCGCTGACCGAACGTAAATGGGGGGACAATTCGCCCCCGCGTGAGGTAGAGGTGCAGCACGTTGCGCTGTTTGCCACCCCTGCAACCGTTGCCAGCCGGGCCTTCCAACGTGAATTGGCCTTCCGCGCGATCGGCGTGGATGTGGAGGCGCAGGCCTGCGGTGGTGTTGTTGACGCCATTGAGGATGGTGACATGATCCTGGCCGACGCTTTGGTGCGCAGCCATGTGGATGCCTTGAGGCGCAAGATGCCCCATCCTGAGGCCGCGATCCTGGGCTGTACCCATTACCCGCTGATGCATGACATCTTTCAGGAGGCTTTGGGGGAGGGCGTCAAGGTCTACAGCCAGGCCAATCTGGTGGCCGAAAGCCTTGCAGACTATCTGGAGCGGCATCCGAAAATGGTGGGCGCCGGTGAGGACAGCAAATTCCTGACCTCCGGCAACCCGGTCACCGTGTCGACCCGCGCCACCCAGTTCCTGCGTCGGGAAATCAAATTCGACGCGGCATAATGCCGGTTGTTTGACCCGCATCAACATTCAAGGCAAAGCTTGTGCTAGCATAGCCGGGATAATCGGTCGCAGGCGCGTTCCCTTGTGCGGGGGCGCGCATTTGTTAAGTGAAGAGCCAGAGACAGACGCGCGCGAAGGAGCCAGCAAGATGAAGGGCCTGAAAAAGAAACGTCGGATACAGGTGATCGCGATTGCGGTTGTTGCACTGGCTCTGTCGACCGGTCTGATTGGCTATGCGATGCGCGATGGCATCAACTTCTTCCGCTCCCCGTCTGAGGTGCTGGCCAGCCCGCCAAGCGCCTCTGAAACCTTCCGCATCGGCGGCCTGGTCGAGGAGGGCTCGCTGGTGCGTGGTCAGGGGCAGGCGATCACCTTTAATGTCACCGATGGCAACGGTGTTGTGCCCGTCACCTACAGCGGCATCCTGCCGGATCTGTTTGAGGAAAACCAAGGCATGATCGGCACCGGGAAATACATCAACGGTATCTTTGAAGCCTCTGAAATTCTTGCCAAACATGATGAAACCTACATGCCCAAAGAGGTCATGGATGCCCTGAAGGAACAGGGTGTTTATGTTGATCCTGAGGCCTAACAGGCCCGTATCACAGGCCCGTATCGCGCGCCGCCTTTCAGCCTTGTTAACACATTGCCCCTAGGGTGAGGTCATTCTCATTTTCGGGGGGTGTCATGTTGGACGTCAGGCAAATCGCACGTGAAATTGTGGCCCGTGAAGGGGGCTATGTGAACGATCCCGATGACCCCGGTGGCATGACCAAACACGGGGTGACCCTGGGCACCCTGCGCCGGTTGGGCATCGATCTGGATGGCGATGGTGACGTTGATGGCAGCGACCTGCGCCGCATCACCAAGACCCGCGCCGTGGAGATTTACCTGCAACACTACTATCAGGCGCCGGGCATCGATCAGCTGCCGATGGTGCTGCAGCCCTCGGTGTTTGACATGTATGTCAACGCAGGCGGCAATGCGGTGAAGATCCTGCAACGGTTGCTTGCCCAGATGGGCCAGCAGGTCGGCGTTGACGGCGTGATCGGGCCGCAGACCATCGCCGCAACCAAGGCCGCCGCGCGGGTGGCACCGCAGCATCTGGCCGATGCCTATGGGATTGCGCGCCGCAATTACTATTTCCGGCTGGCCGATCGGCGCCCGGCCTCGCGCAAATACGCCCGCAGCCGCAAAGGTGGCAAAGGCGGCTGGATCAAGCGGGCCGAGGAATTCATCGATCCACGTTACCACCTGACCCAGGATGAATTTGACCGGAGGGTTGCGACATGGGGCTGATCCTACGGATGCTCGAGGGGCTGTTTGGCGGCGGCGCTGGCGAAATGCGCCGCACGGTTGAGGTGTTTCGTGAAAACGCGGAGAGCAGCGCGCAGCGCGGGCAGGCGATGCAACAGGCCGCCCTGCAGCAATTCGCGGCCGAGTTTGCCCGTGATCGCCGCGGGCTGTTTGATCGTCTGATTGACGGCTTGAACCGCCTGCCGCGGCCGGGATTGGCCCTGGGCACGCTGGCGCTGTTTGTGGCCGCCATGGTGGATCCGCAGTGGTTTGCGGCCCGGATGCAGGGCATTGCGCTGGTGCCGGAACCGCTCTGGTGGCTTTTGGGGGTGATTGTCAGCTTCTATTTCGGGGCACGTCATCAGGCGAAGGGGCAGGCATTTCAGCTGCGTCTGGGCCAGACCTTGGCGCAGCTGCCCCAAATGGCCGCGCAGCTGCCTCAGGCACCCAAGGCTGAGGAGTGGCCCGCCCCCGCCGACAATCCGGCGTTGGCGGCCTGGCAACAAGCGCGTCAGGATCAGGGCTGAGGCCCCGCGACAATGTGATCCTTTTCTATTGCCGATTGCGATTGGCCGGACCGCCGCTTGCGCCTATAACAAGGGCATGATTACAGAACTCGGTCACTTCGCCCTTATCCTGGCCTTCCTGGTCGCCATAGTGCAGTCTGTTGTCCCCCTTATCGGGGCCGCAAAGCGCTGGCCTGGATGGATGGCATTGGCAGAACCTGCAGCAAATGCGCAGTTTCTGCTTACCGCTTTTTCCTTTGCAGCGCTCACCTATGCCTTTGTGACGTCAGACTTTTCTGTCGAACTGGTGGTGCTGAACTCGCACTCGCTGAAACCGATGCTCTACAAGGTATCGGGCGTCTGGGGCAACCATGAGGGCTCGATGCTCCTTTGGGTGCTGATCCTGACGCTGTTTGGCGCCTGTGCCAGCTGGTTTGGCGGCAACCTGCCGCCAACGCTGCGCGCGCGGGTTTTGGCGGTGCAATCAGCGATTGCGGTCGCGTTCTTTGCCTTCATCATCTTCACCTCCAACCCGTTCCTGCGGTTGGCGATGCCACCGATGGATGGGCAGGACTTGAACCCGCTGTTGCAGGACCCCGGTTTGGCCTTCCACCCGCCGTTCCTGTATCTGGGCTACGTAGGTCTTTCGATGACCTTCTCCTTTGCGGTGGCCGCTCTGATTGAAGGTCGGGTCGATGCCGCATGGGGCCGCTGGGTGCGGCCCTGGACCTTGGCGGCCTGGCTGTTCCTGACCATCGGCATCGCGCTGGGGTCCTGGTGGGCCTATTACGAACTGGGCTGGGGCGGTTTCTGGTTCTGGGATCCGGTCGAAAACGCCTCCTTCATGCCATGGCTGATCGCAGCGGCGCTGCTGCATTCTGCTATCGTGGTGGAAAAACGTGAGGCGCTGAAAAGCTGGACGATCCTCCTGGCGATCATGGCCTTTGGCTTCTCGCTGATCGGGACGTTCATTGTGCGCTCGGGCGTGATCACCTCGGTACATGCTTTTGCCAATGATCCCGAACGCGGCGTGTTCATCCTGATGATCCTTGCGATCTTTATGGGCGGGGCGCTGACGCTTTATGCGGCGCGTGCCAGCGTGATGGAGGCCAAGGGCATCTTCTCCATGGTCAGCCGTGAAAGCGCGCTGGTGATGAACAATATCCTGCTGGCGGTCAGCTGTTTTGTGGTCTTCATCGGAACCATCTGGCCCTTGGTGGCGGAACTGGCGATGGGCCGCAAACTGTCGGTCGGTGCGCCATTTTTCAACATGGCCTTCACCCCCTTCATGGTGGTGCTGGCGCTGCTGTTGCCGCTGGGCGCCATCATGCCGTGGAAACGGGCACGGATCGCCCGCAGCTTCAAGCCGCTGATCCCGGCGCTGGTGCTGGCGCTTTCAGTGATGGGGCTGGCCTGGGCCATTCAAACTGAGCGGACACTGCTGGGCCCCATTGGTAT
This genomic window contains:
- a CDS encoding LysR family transcriptional regulator; its protein translation is MDWDKLRIFHAVADAGSLTHAGDVLHLSQSAVSRQVRALEESLNATLFHRHARGLILTEQGELLFDATRAMAKRLDAAAARIRDSEEEVFGQLRVTTTIGLGTLWLAPRLPKLYEQYPDLNIELMLEERVLDLPMREADVAIRMKEPSQADLIRKKLMAVRMQLFASKEYLEMNGMPAAIEDIGEHRLICQNTNSPQVGASSNLVGHLMTYDVKSTLMVNNYFGVLQAVANHLGIGVLPNYLSQDFPNLVRVLPDVQSVEVPVYLAYPEELRHSKRISAFRDFVQEEIIAYRKQMKDQSVS
- a CDS encoding lysophospholipid acyltransferase family protein, translating into MASKRHIARDISYSYAGRTKGGRALIRTLENMTGRIRMIKRASGYERDVENGADFWQVMVERYGLSLDVIGGSLENIPAEGPLILIANHPYGILDGLMMGHILSERRDRDFRILAHRVFRKSEDLNKVVLPISFDEDRAAVKLNLQTRKEAEQYLKAGGAVGIFPGGTVSTSARPFSNPMDPHWRNFTARMIAKSGATVVPVFFDGNTSRLFQIASHMHYTLRMGLLIKEFAKRVDTPVKVVVGEPIKAEEIRARAGDSKELMDFLRKSTYDLSPRPIETREYGFEFEDKHKAEFLARQKAFKETRQSR
- the murI gene encoding glutamate racemase; translation: MAVGIFDSGLGGLTVLDAVSKRLPDVPFVYYGDNAHAPYGVRDADDVYGLTTKAVERMWAEGCDLVILACNTASAAALRRMQEGWIPENKRVLGVFVPLIEALTERKWGDNSPPREVEVQHVALFATPATVASRAFQRELAFRAIGVDVEAQACGGVVDAIEDGDMILADALVRSHVDALRRKMPHPEAAILGCTHYPLMHDIFQEALGEGVKVYSQANLVAESLADYLERHPKMVGAGEDSKFLTSGNPVTVSTRATQFLRREIKFDAA
- the ccmE gene encoding cytochrome c maturation protein CcmE; its protein translation is MKGLKKKRRIQVIAIAVVALALSTGLIGYAMRDGINFFRSPSEVLASPPSASETFRIGGLVEEGSLVRGQGQAITFNVTDGNGVVPVTYSGILPDLFEENQGMIGTGKYINGIFEASEILAKHDETYMPKEVMDALKEQGVYVDPEA
- a CDS encoding holin-associated N-acetylmuramidase is translated as MLDVRQIAREIVAREGGYVNDPDDPGGMTKHGVTLGTLRRLGIDLDGDGDVDGSDLRRITKTRAVEIYLQHYYQAPGIDQLPMVLQPSVFDMYVNAGGNAVKILQRLLAQMGQQVGVDGVIGPQTIAATKAAARVAPQHLADAYGIARRNYYFRLADRRPASRKYARSRKGGKGGWIKRAEEFIDPRYHLTQDEFDRRVATWG
- a CDS encoding holin family protein, giving the protein MGLILRMLEGLFGGGAGEMRRTVEVFRENAESSAQRGQAMQQAALQQFAAEFARDRRGLFDRLIDGLNRLPRPGLALGTLALFVAAMVDPQWFAARMQGIALVPEPLWWLLGVIVSFYFGARHQAKGQAFQLRLGQTLAQLPQMAAQLPQAPKAEEWPAPADNPALAAWQQARQDQG
- a CDS encoding heme lyase CcmF/NrfE family subunit — its product is MITELGHFALILAFLVAIVQSVVPLIGAAKRWPGWMALAEPAANAQFLLTAFSFAALTYAFVTSDFSVELVVLNSHSLKPMLYKVSGVWGNHEGSMLLWVLILTLFGACASWFGGNLPPTLRARVLAVQSAIAVAFFAFIIFTSNPFLRLAMPPMDGQDLNPLLQDPGLAFHPPFLYLGYVGLSMTFSFAVAALIEGRVDAAWGRWVRPWTLAAWLFLTIGIALGSWWAYYELGWGGFWFWDPVENASFMPWLIAAALLHSAIVVEKREALKSWTILLAIMAFGFSLIGTFIVRSGVITSVHAFANDPERGVFILMILAIFMGGALTLYAARASVMEAKGIFSMVSRESALVMNNILLAVSCFVVFIGTIWPLVAELAMGRKLSVGAPFFNMAFTPFMVVLALLLPLGAIMPWKRARIARSFKPLIPALVLALSVMGLAWAIQTERTLLGPIGMFLGTWLVAGAAVDLWSRTGKGGFARLKRLPRADWGKAVSHAGVGIVFLGVSGLMAWEQEDIRVVQIGERFEIAGFTLSLDRVEEVEGANYLSTMGWVTIRKGDRVISVVNPEKRVYPVARMPTTEAGIDNGFLRDVYVVIGDEQAGGGYAVRSYYKPLANWIWGGSILMAFGGLLSLSDRRHRVAAGARKTKAVGVPAE